DNA sequence from the Agelaius phoeniceus isolate bAgePho1 chromosome 20, bAgePho1.hap1, whole genome shotgun sequence genome:
ctaaccctaggcagaaaaAGCGGCCTCATGGCTGATCCTGGAGCgtccccagggccagcagcctcCTGTCCCATGCACGGCCACcccacagcacagagagcagagctgccagcagcaggatccTGTCCCCCTTCCCCCCTTCCCGCTGCCAGCACCGCTTCCAATCAGCCTGCAAAGGTTAGAGACGGGGGAGGAATTTAAAGTGATTACAATCACCTTTTAGACAAACAACTCCATCAAATATTAACGGAATGGAGAGGATGAATGACTCCAAGCCGTGTTGCCCTccaggctgtgcaaacagaGGAGTTGCTTCACTGGAGCCCTGGGGGcttttggcagtgctggctgtgcagggatgggctgtgagCCCTTAGCTTTGGGGTCAGAATGGCCGCTTTGGGGTGTTTTACAGGCCAGGAGCTGCATCCTCAGTTGTTCCCCCAAtgctggcagcctggctcctgtcTGTTCTGGGCAGGGGATGgtgcctgggcctggcagcacTTCTGGGACACCTCAGGGCACCCCACAGTGAGGGGTCCCATTGCCacacctcctctggctctgctgtgcctttggACCGGCCTCTTCCCAGCTGGGTTTGGTGCTCCTGGCATTGGAAGAGCAGCCAAATCTGCTTTTTAAACCCTGTGGCCTTTGGTGATTCCTCTTGAAGCCCAGAGCTGCCTTGGGGCAGAGTGAGACTCCACCAGCCCCTGTGGATCCACTGCAAAGCCCatcacagctgctgtgggatgaggagaagggagcagggatCAGGGCTTGCCatggcctggagcagctccagcttcttgctctcctctctccctgctccctgtcacTCATTAGATATTGATTAGAGAGaaacccagctgtgccctgcatccCCAGATCGATGGGACCTTCTCAATTGCTGCTGCACTGAGATGAAACTGGAGCCAGTCCCGGCTTCCCTCCCACTGGAATTTCACTTCTcctcccctcctcgctggctcTGTGGGGGCTTTTACCAGTGCTGTGGTTTGTGGGGGCTCTGGGATTTCCTCTGGGGGTGTTCAACTTTTGGGGAGCAGTGAAGTTTGActtggggcagggctggacccTGTGTCACTCCAAGGatttgcagagctgggagggcaggATCAGGTCTGGGCAGCTTTGATTGTAGGGATGGGGTGTAGGAATAATTCatgctgtggctgtggggtTGTGTCCAAGCCATGAtgtcctgccctggggacatcccagaggTGGTGTCCACCCTGTCCTTGAGCTCCATGTCCTGCTGTCCTCAGCCCTGGCATTcatttgtgtgtgtttgctgaGCTGATGGTCCTGGGCTGTTCTCCCCTGCCCATCCTCCCTCACAAGCTGGGGACAACCctgtcccgtgtcccagctcagCGCTCTCCCGCCTGCTGTGTGGGCTTGAAACTCTCCTGTGACTCAGTTTCCCTGTGGGATTCCCTTGGAAAGGCCTGTAAAATCACCAGCTTGGGCAGAGCTCATGTGTTGACACTCATTTGTCATTCCTGAGTGCTCTGGGTGTGGGACACTCGGGATCTGACCTGTGGGACCTGAGTGTCCAGGCAGGAGCAGTAAATCCATCCACACTGCTGGGAAGATGGAGTCAGGGAGACAAGgccagcacctgcagccccccactgcccaccctgtgatgtcacccagcagccctggcagagctgatgaggtttttttgtcctcctgggggaggtggtgaaaaacatttctgtctCCCACTGGGGAGATTCCCATGGGAATCTGCAGGATCCCATcggagcagcctctgcagagGTGGGGTCAgggctgctgggtttgggtggcacCCACTGCCAGTCCCccttggcagcctggggacaccaagGACGCCTGCTGGGGACTCTGATGGCCTGGTGCTTATCCCAGGGCGTCCGTGGGGCCTGGGACAGCCACCTCACCGTGTCCCCTCCTCCCGtccccctgcccagggatggggactcctcgTCCGAGATCATGCAGCTGGATTTCGAGATGGAGAACTTCACGAGCCAGTCGGTGACGCGCCGCATCATGTGGCACATCGACTACCGGGGCCGCAACCCCCCGCCCGACCTGGAGAAGGTGGTCACGGAGCTGACGGTCATCCAGAGGGACATCAGGGCCATCGTGCCCCTGGCCATGGTGAGCAGGTTCCTGCCCTCTGTTGTTACCTGCTTTGAGGGGTTGGTACCCCCTGAGGGATGGACCATGTGCCCTATagcatccatccctccatccatctgtatgtccctccatccatccatctgtatgtccatccacccatcatccatccatcagtccatccatccatccacccatctgTATGTCTGTCCACCCATCCATCTGTttgtccgtccatccatccacccatccatctgtatgtctgtccctccatccacccatccatctgtatgtctgtccctccatccacctatcatccatccatcacccATCCATCCCACCCACACCCAGGTCCTCCTCTGCCCTCTAACACGATGgtgccctctccctgccacccccaggaCACGGAGATCATCAACACAGCCATCCTGACGGGGCGCACGGTGGCCATTCCCGTGAAGGTCATTGCCATCGAGCTCAGCGGTGCCATCGTGGATGTCTCGGCCATGGTGGAGTGCAAGTCCAACAACGAGGACATCATCAAGGTGGGTGTGAGGAATGGGGGGGGTCTTGTGACCCTCATGAGTGGTTGGGGTTCTTCCAGGAGTGCTGGCCCCAACAgcatcctgggctggggctggtgaCTGAGCTGATGTGGCTCACAACCCCACCCAAACCAAGCATCAACCCCTCAGTGGCTCCAGTCTGTGCAAGCTTCTCCCTGGGGTCTGTTAGGAGAAGGACAAACAttttgtcactgtccctggagagGGCCATGGGATGCTCccatgctggcagcagcagtaaCTGTGGGTTATCACAACAGTCAGTGCTGATAGGGGGAAATATTGTCCCTGTGGGCTGAGCTGCACGCTCCCATCAGTGCCTGCACTCGGGCCTTGAGTGACATTGGTGTCCTGATTGGATCAGGGGTCTGGTGAGATGGGAATGatggagggaaaaggggagctGAGGGGGAAGGTCCAGGTGGGAGAGGTGCTGATGGGGCCAATGCCAaattctccctgcccctgccctgagGCAGCCCCTGATCCTCAAACCCTCCAATTTTCCATCACCAGCCCTGTTCATCCATATACATTCTTCCATCCCTGAATAAATCCATCTGCCCACCTGCCCGTGTCACTCTGCCACCatttccatccatccatccacccccAGACATCATTCCCTTCTCCTGAACACCTCCCACCCCTCTCCCTGCGTGCACCCAGCCAGCTCTCCCTTTCCAtgttctgctgggctgggcagaggcagggaaggGGTCTGGATGCTCAGGGAAGGGGTCTGGATGCACCCAGCTCTCCCTTTCCAtgttctgctgggctgggcagaggcagggaaggGGTCTGGATTCTCCAGGAGGCCGTAGCCCCTTCTCCTCTTTGCCACAGGGGTGGTGGcagagctctgtccctgctgggatttGCTCTCCATGGGGGACATCCAGTGGCCCAAAGTGCTTACCCAAGTTCTTGACTAAAACTCACATCCGTGGGATTTACAGGACCGGCTCTAATTTATGGAgcccagtcctccccagtgtgATAAAACACTGGAGTAATAATACACTTCAGGATGGACTCCAAGACACTTAAACTGTTTAATGTGCTGCCTTTCTGCTCATAAATCTATTggcactctgtccccagccctggggggagcAGGCACatgcccaggagctgggatgaaTGATGCAGGGAGCAGCCCTCCGGCCCCAGCTCCCGTCCTGCTCCGAGCCCTGTGCCATTTCTTGCTGAGTTATTTGGTGTTTGTGTTGGAGCTTCATTTCCGAGGGAGCTCTCAGTTACCTGCTGAGATCGGGGAGTATGATTGCGGTGTCAGGGCTCTAAACCTGCTCCATAAATCACAGCTTACGGAGTGGGATGTGCTATCTGTTACTGTAAATAATTTAACGTGAGGGCGGGCTGGGGAGCTGCCTCTCCCCGCTCTGGGGTGGCTCCCTGGTGGTTGCTCTCTTGTGTAACGTGGAATTTGTCCTGGGCTTGCTGTGGACGTGGCTCTGAAGGATGTGGTGGGAGAGCGTGAGTGGGAGTTGTCATGCTCATACCCTTTTGTGGTGACAAAGGTGTACAGGGAGGACATCACCACTCGTGGTAATGTGGAAATCACCTCCTATTTTTCACATGGGTGGTGATCTTGTGGGCTGTGGAGGGTCACACCGGGAGTGGGAGATGCTCAACCTCACCTGTGTGCAACCCTTCTGAGAACCCCACACTCCACATCCCCTGGAGAACCCCCCAGGAGCTCAGTGGGACCAATCCTCAGGGACCCTGCTCACCCACAGCCACCACCAGGACCATGGTGGCTCTCCCCACTCCTGGGGGCCTTGGAGAACATGTGTCCCCTTGATCCCaggcctgtccctgtgccaggctgggaactCCTGGCCACAGCAGTGGAGGCAGTGGTGCTTGGCAGGGAGCCCAGGCAGCCCTCAGCCTCTCTGTTCCTGACAGCTCGCCGTAAATCCGGGAAGTTTCCCCGAACAAGCTTCATTTCCGAGCTAATCTGCACTCACTCCATCTTCGGGACAGGCCTGGTGTGCAGGGATCTTTTGTTGTCATAGTTTCAACcccctcctggctgcagagcaagTGGTGCCCAGAAGGAGGTGCCGGGGGGTTTATTAGCCGAGGTAATGCAAGCAGAGCCCATCGTGTTTATTGTGATAAATGGCACAATATCCAGAGATCCTCTGCTGCACGATTCACCTGGGAGCTCATCTTTATTCATGCCTCGCCATGGATGAGATTGTCTTGTCAGACTTGCTGAGCTGGTACCTCTGATAGGAAGACAAGGAACAAACCCTCCTGCATTGCCCTTCCCTCCTGGGCTCAGGGATGTCCCCAGGAGCTCAGATCCAGGGTTCTGCCTCCTCCACCAGCCCTAGGGGACCATGGACACTGTGCATCGAGCTCCTGGGGCTGTTGTAGAAGTCAAACCCTGCTGTGGGCTCAGAAATGCAAAGTTCCTGCATCTGGTTGCCCAGAGGTGCTCAAGGAACAGGCTGGGAGATAGGGATGCTTGTCACCTCCCCTGTCAGCCACCTGCAGCCTGGCCTCAGCCCTTTATCAGCCACCAGAGAATCCAGGGATTCCTGACTGCTGGAAATCAGCTCTTCTGTGCTATTGaggtgctcagtgctgctggctgagcaaATGGGTTCTCTTCTTCCTCACCATCCAACAAATCAGATGCAATTCCTGAGagggatgagaggctggagtCCCCTTCTGGTTGTCTTCTGCCACtctggctgggaaggagctgttgGCTGGTGACCTGAGCTCAAGCCCCAGGAGATGCTGGCCTGGTGTCCCCTGAGCTCCTTAACTGGCTCAGGTGGGCAGTAATGAGTGACCCCCCTGCAGGACGGGTTTGTTTTATAGCAAATTTAATGAATGGCATTTGTGTAAGTGGGAATTAAAAGAGGAGGAGCAAGAAGAGGTTCAGGAGGATTCATTCAGACCACAGGAATCTTGCTCTGGGGTTAGCAGGAGGGATGAGGACAAGGCACTGGTGGGGACAGGCATGAGAAGggtctgtgcttgctgcctcctctggaagagattttggggcaaatttcCAGGTTGAGCAATTTGCAACCTCTGTGAAGTACCCGTGGGTTCCTCTAGCTGAGGGACAATTCAGTGTGGAGGCCAAAGAGAAATTGAGGCACCAAGTGGAGGTTCCTGGTGAGGTGAGTGAGGgtaagagctggctggaggacCTGGGTCAAAGGTCACGAGGTGTGGATCTGTTCCCCAGGAGGACCTGGGTCAGGGCACACTTTCCATGGTGGACACGAGGTGTGGATCTCCCTCTGAGCAGGATCTCCGGGAGGagggagcatccctgctccaggggcatGAACAGGATTCATGCTGGCTGACATTCTGCTCTTCCAGCCTCCTGCCAGCATCTCTGCCGTGCCTACAGGACCGTTCCCATCCTCCCCCTTGTCCCACAGGTTTCCAGCAGCTGCGACTACGTCTTTGTCAGTGGGAAGGAGTCGCGGGGCTCCATGAGCGCCCGGGTCACCTTCACCTACGAGCACCTGTCGGCCCCGCTGGAGATGACGGTGTGGGTGCCCAAACTGCCCCTGCACATCGAGCTCTCGGACGCCCGGCTGAGCCAGGTCAAGGGCTGGAGGGTGCCCATCCTGCCGGACAGGAGGTGGGTGCTGAGgagccagcctggagaaggccagGTCGAGGTGGTGGTCATGGGTTAATTGTCTTGCTTAGCTACTTCATGAGGAGGTTTTAAAGGTGGTGGGGAGAGAGGTGTCTCAGGGGTCTTGGGTGGAAAGGGGAGAGGTCATGGACACAGGTTATGGGGAAGGAATAAATTTCACAGTGAAGGTTGGTGGAGAACATCGCTCCTTGGCTGTGGTCAAAAGTTCCCTGGATGAAACTGGGAACAGCCAAGCTCCCAAGTCCCTTTTTTAAGGTCTAGAGACCTCCAGGTGTCCATCCCAAGCAGAGATACCTTGTCCTCTCATTTGTTGAGTGGGCAGAGATGCTGGTGACCCTGCTGTCACCACGTCCTGATAAATCCCCTGAATGCACAACAGGCATCTTTTGCCCAGGAACCACCATTTTTTCACGACATCTTGTTTTTCCTTGATTGGCCACCTTTCCTGAGGGGGGCTGAGGAGCCATGGTGTGGGGAGCTTGGCAGCACTGCCCATTCactgctccatccacccatccacaCGTCATTCCACCCATCCAATCGTCCCGCAGGTCGGTGCGGGACAGCGAGCAtgaggaagatgaggatgagCGGAagcagagccggggctgtgccctgcagtaCCAGCACTCCACGCTGCAGGTCTTCACCCAGTTCCacaccacagcagctgagggcacggGCCAGGTGGTCACCATGCTGGGGCCGGACTGGCTGGTGGAGGTCACCGACCTGGTCAGCGACTTCATGCGTGTGGATGACCCGCGGGTGGCCCACATGGTGGACAGCTCCACGCTGGCCGGGCGGGAGCCAGGGACCACCCTCTTCAAGGTACCCCTGGCCACctttccccctctgccagcctggctgggctggtAGGGGGTGACAGGAACCTCGTCCCCTGCAGGTGGTGTCCCCGCTGGTGGAGGCGGTGCTGGGTGAGACGCTGGTGACGGTGGCGGAGGAGAAGGTCAGCATCACAGACCTGAAGGCCCAGGTGGTCTCCAGCCTCTCGCTGTCCCtccaccccagccctggcaaCAGCCACACCATCATCGCCCGCACGTCCGTGCAGCAAACCCTGAGCTTCTTCAAGCAGGTGAGGCCAAGGGTGCATCCAGGCTTGGGGGGGAACTTGGGGTGCAACCTTCTCCTCCCAAATCCAGCCCTCACAGCATCCACTGTCCTCACGACACCGTGGTGACCTCAAAACACCCCAGAAACCTTCACAGAGACCTGTGATCCAAACCTGGTGACAGGACACAACCGTGGGGATAAAGGGGAGGGATGGAATCCTGTACAGCTCCTGGCTCAGCTCTGGTAGCCGCATCTGGGATTTGGGTTGAGCCTGGGCAAGCACGGGGAAAAtggagagaagaaaaggctgaagAGAAACCAGGGAGTGGTTGGAACGAGATGGCTTATGGAGGGATAAAGGGTGGATGGGGGACGGACAAAGGGGTGGGACTGGCCTCCTGCTGGGCAACCGGTGCCTGTGTTGGTCCCGCAGGAAGCGCTGCTGAGCCTGTGGATTTCCTACAGCGACGGCACCACGGCCCCCCTGTCCCTGTACGACCCCAAGGACTACAACCTGGTGGTGAGCAGCCTGGACGAGAAGGTGGTGTCGGTGACCCAGGACCGGGCGTTCCCCTTGGTGGTGGCGGAGAGTGAGGGCGCGGGGGAGCTGCTGCGGGCCGAGCTGGTCATCTGCGAGAGCTGCCAGAAGACCAAGCGCAAGAGCGTCCTCTCCACGGCCTTGGCCACCGTGCGCGTCCACTTCGGCTCCGAGGAGGACCCCACCTACGACTACGACCACGTGTCCAgcaggccggggctgggggaggccGGGGCCAGCACCACCCTGCGGGCAGAGGTGGACAGGAAGGCGGACCCGAGCCAGGACAGCCGGATGTCCAGCGCGTCTCAACCCACCGAGGACTTCCCCACCATCCCCACTGGCTTCGTGCAGGTGACGCGGGGGCTGACGGACCTGGAGATCGGGATGTACGCCCTGCTGGGCGTCTTCTGCCTGGCCATCTTGGTCTTCCTCATCAACTGCATCGTCTTTGTGCTGAAGTACCGGCACAAGCGCATCCCGCCGGAAGGCCAGACCAACATGGACCATTCCCACCACTGGGTCTTCCTGGGCAACGGGCAGCCCTTGAGGGCTCACAATGACCTCTCCCCGCAGCCCGAGAGCCCGGGGAACCCGCTGGAAAACGTGCAGACCTGCTGCCACGGGGACCACCACAGCAGCGGGAGCTCGCAGACCAGCGTGCAGAGCCAGGTGCACGGGCGCGGGGACGGCTCCTCGGGGGGCTCCACGCGGGACCAGAGCGAGGACCCGCTCAACTCGCCCACCTCCAAACGGAAGCGGGTGAAGTTCACCACCTTCGCCACCATGCCCTCGGACGAGCTGGCCTACAACTCCATCCCCATCGCCGACGAGGAGGACTTGGAGTGGGTGTGCCAGGACATGGGGCTGCAGGACCCCGAGGAGCTCCACAACTACATCCGCAGGATCAAGGAGATCGCTTAacgcaggggcagcagcagcggggacGGGGCGGGAGGGAGGGGCTGCCACGCTGTGCCACGCCACACCACGCCGTGCCACGCCACCACCACGCttccccggggccgggcaccCACGTTTGGCTCCTTCTTCCGCACGTCTCACGTCCTCACCCCGTCCAAAGGCACCTCCGGGGGCGCCTTCTTTCAGTTTTCCTCAGCGGGTgtcccaggggagcagcagcacagcgtGGCCCCCCAGCTGCCGGCCGGGGATGGGGTCACAGCTCAGGGTGTGCGTGTGGCCcgggcaggaggaggctgggggtcCTGCcgggaaggggctgggaaaagggagagatcccaaattctcccccggagcccagcagggatgtgGTGGGGGAGGCTCCCCAAGGGCCTCCTCCAGCCTTTGCTGCACTCAGTTGCACAATTTTGGAGGTGAGTGCTGGGTCACcctgtggattttggggtgttggCCCATGCTGGGTGATGCTGGGGGAGGCAGGAGTGGGGGGCACAATGGCCACGggcccagggcactgctgtgcccatcacctgctgtgccccactcaCTCTCTGGCTGCttgggcagtttgggggtgacCAGTTGGGCCATTTGCTGCcccccctgcctgtccctctgtcccaccATGGGGCCAGTGCTGGGACCCCtccaccccacagccctgctggggtctccaggggcagccactgctTTGTGCCCCCTCCCAGTGCTGGAATGTGGGATGGGAATGTGGTGCGGGGGCTCCCCAGTGCCCGGGGACACCCTCAATGGGAGctggcctgtgtgtcccagtgccagcccagctcccccagtgccagcccagcagggacgCCCGGGGCCAGGCTCAGCCTGTGTGGTGCCTTCTGACTGCCATAACCCGATGCCTCCCGGTCCCCCCGTGCTGGTGgcacctcccagcccctctggctcACCCAAGgggcccccccagcccagggccaccccatctcccagcccagtgtgGAGCATCCCCAGCCTTCCTTGGGGGGGACACCAGGGTACCCTGGGCTGTGCAATTGTCCCCATGGGCACCGAgcatgtggggacagggactccCCCAGCATCACCTGGTGGAAGTTGGCAGCGGATTATTTCTGGATCGAAAGTTACCCACCActgtgtctctttttttttttctttttttcttttttttttttcttttttttttttttttcttaaataaaagaccagaaaaggaaaaaaatgaaacaaaaagcaAAGTGGCAGCACTGTCATGGgccctgtctctgctgtgatgcctggggtgggggtggctgtgggGTCTGCTGGGGGATGGCTCAGCTTTGACTGAGCATTTTGTGGTTTTGAGGGTTTCCCCTCCAAGATCCTCTCCTCTTGGGCAGCCTGGGTGGGCAGAGAGCAGCCCcacccgtgcctcagtttccctggcAGGCGAGCCGTGGTCTCACCGTGGGGTGGTGTGTGGTGTCTCAAAAGCCTCTTTAAGGAGTTTATCAATTTTGGGTCTTTGAAAGTTTCTCCCCTGGGTGACCTTAAAATTTACCTGAGAGCTCTATGCTGGTTTTTTATATACAAATAtgtacatataaatataaatacaaggGAGCGGAGACGTGCTCAGAGTGCAGGCAGGGCGTGCAGGGAGTTGGTTTTGTCTGAACCAGCCACAGAGCTGATTGTGGCTCTGAGCAGGAAAATTAACACAGCTGCCTCCCCTGCCTGGAACCACCAAACCTCCTCGCTGAATTaacataaatgaaaaaaagaaaaaaattacaaagggaaggaaaaaaagaaggggggaaGGTCAGAAAAGGGTGGAATAAAATTTTATAGTTGTAATaagagctggcagtgcctgaCTCTGGCCCATGTGGAGGTGGGAGATGgagacagcagggacagaactGTGGGAACCAGGGAGCTTGGCCAGGCTTGGCAGGGGCTGTCCCCACTGCCAGGCTCTCCCacctctcctggctgctctcccagctgcagccaagccCAAGGTCTGACACCAAGCACCAGCAGAGGTTTTCCAGCCCATCACTTCCCATCCCAGCTGatggctccagctcagcactgggaattcagcacccacagccccacgGTGTTTGTAggaggctctcagggctctgtgctcccagtttgtgtcctgcagcatccctgcacCCCCTGGCATCTCCCCCAGGCCATTCCCAGCATCCCTGGTTTCAATCATTCCTGGGTGAGGGACCAGGGAAAAGCCCTGCTCAGGCTTTTGTgtttgctcctgctgcctctcctgcccAGGGTGAAGTGAGCAAACCCTTCTGTGTGGCTCCATCTATTTATTGGTGCCTTTGGATGCAGATATTTATAATTCATACATATGGATGTATTTAGACTTCATACATATATATGAATCTctaatgtgtatatatatttatatatatataaatgctGTATAATATAGAAAGGCTTTGCTCGGGGGCAGGGGTGCACTTACAGACACCCCTAAATACACTCCCGAGTCTCACCCAccatcccagtccctctggGAATTCAGAATACCAGCAAAGCAGCTTCCCACCAATTTTTCCAAGGTCCTGATGCCCTGGGAGTCCATCAGCAAATGCAAAACACCCAGGCACAAACCCCAGGAAAATGGGAGTTCTCTGAAGGCTCTGGTGGTCTCTGGTCCTCTTCACTCCTACcactgccaatttttttttttttccataggaatgaTCCAGTTGGGAcataataatttcaaaaaagaCCCCAGAGTGCTGTGGGAGATGGGGAGAtggaggctgcagctgagcacTGGTGGCACCCACAGggacaaaccccaaacccagcaccttcccccttGACTGCCCCCATTAAACAATCCCAAACCAAACAGCCAAGtgccacagaaagaaaaaaaccccgtGTAAAATCATGAAACAGCAGCTCTCTCCGTGCT
Encoded proteins:
- the TMEM132E gene encoding transmembrane protein 132E isoform X1; its protein translation is MASLEKMLPGPAALLCCLCSLLLPAHAKGPAPSPEPADPPGAILLPVSYRLSNTRLAFFLKELGASPAGNGSAPLQRSEPFVVFQTKELPVLNVTLGPFSTGLVLPKEHLQPSSTLEVPDRLTINWKVRAFIVQPRLVASQPVVQVLFYVAGRDWDDFDMTDRLPCVRLHAFRDARELKSSCRLRGSLAMCLVQAELPHAWFGPSAVPLGRRKSPESLEVESQQAELYYTLHAPDGAGQCLGDARRGVGGARTEGPTQHPLLRIGSVSLLQPPPGPALQEHHLDGNVFIRLPDKPLKPGEVLSILLYLMSNSTVEHFTLRVKAKKGVNLLSTKSRSGQWLVSSELLTGGKHSTATVDVSRVDGAGPRDGDSSSEIMQLDFEMENFTSQSVTRRIMWHIDYRGRNPPPDLEKVVTELTVIQRDIRAIVPLAMDTEIINTAILTGRTVAIPVKVIAIELSGAIVDVSAMVECKSNNEDIIKVSSSCDYVFVSGKESRGSMSARVTFTYEHLSAPLEMTVWVPKLPLHIELSDARLSQVKGWRVPILPDRRSVRDSEHEEDEDERKQSRGCALQYQHSTLQVFTQFHTTAAEGTGQVVTMLGPDWLVEVTDLVSDFMRVDDPRVAHMVDSSTLAGREPGTTLFKVVSPLVEAVLGETLVTVAEEKVSITDLKAQVVSSLSLSLHPSPGNSHTIIARTSVQQTLSFFKQEALLSLWISYSDGTTAPLSLYDPKDYNLVVSSLDEKVVSVTQDRAFPLVVAESEGAGELLRAELVICESCQKTKRKSVLSTALATVRVHFGSEEDPTYDYDHVSSRPGLGEAGASTTLRAEVDRKADPSQDSRMSSASQPTEDFPTIPTGFVQVTRGLTDLEIGMYALLGVFCLAILVFLINCIVFVLKYRHKRIPPEGQTNMDHSHHWVFLGNGQPLRAHNDLSPQPESPGNPLENVQTCCHGDHHSSGSSQTSVQSQVHGRGDGSSGGSTRDQSEDPLNSPTSKRKRVKFTTFATMPSDELAYNSIPIADEEDLEWVCQDMGLQDPEELHNYIRRIKEIA
- the TMEM132E gene encoding transmembrane protein 132E isoform X2, which produces MLPGPAALLCCLCSLLLPAHAKGPAPSPEPADPPGAILLPVSYRLSNTRLAFFLKELGASPAGNGSAPLQRSEPFVVFQTKELPVLNVTLGPFSTGLVLPKEHLQPSSTLEVPDRLTINWKVRAFIVQPRLVASQPVVQVLFYVAGRDWDDFDMTDRLPCVRLHAFRDARELKSSCRLRGSLAMCLVQAELPHAWFGPSAVPLGRRKSPESLEVESQQAELYYTLHAPDGAGQCLGDARRGVGGARTEGPTQHPLLRIGSVSLLQPPPGPALQEHHLDGNVFIRLPDKPLKPGEVLSILLYLMSNSTVEHFTLRVKAKKGVNLLSTKSRSGQWLVSSELLTGGKHSTATVDVSRVDGAGPRDGDSSSEIMQLDFEMENFTSQSVTRRIMWHIDYRGRNPPPDLEKVVTELTVIQRDIRAIVPLAMDTEIINTAILTGRTVAIPVKVIAIELSGAIVDVSAMVECKSNNEDIIKVSSSCDYVFVSGKESRGSMSARVTFTYEHLSAPLEMTVWVPKLPLHIELSDARLSQVKGWRVPILPDRRSVRDSEHEEDEDERKQSRGCALQYQHSTLQVFTQFHTTAAEGTGQVVTMLGPDWLVEVTDLVSDFMRVDDPRVAHMVDSSTLAGREPGTTLFKVVSPLVEAVLGETLVTVAEEKVSITDLKAQVVSSLSLSLHPSPGNSHTIIARTSVQQTLSFFKQEALLSLWISYSDGTTAPLSLYDPKDYNLVVSSLDEKVVSVTQDRAFPLVVAESEGAGELLRAELVICESCQKTKRKSVLSTALATVRVHFGSEEDPTYDYDHVSSRPGLGEAGASTTLRAEVDRKADPSQDSRMSSASQPTEDFPTIPTGFVQVTRGLTDLEIGMYALLGVFCLAILVFLINCIVFVLKYRHKRIPPEGQTNMDHSHHWVFLGNGQPLRAHNDLSPQPESPGNPLENVQTCCHGDHHSSGSSQTSVQSQVHGRGDGSSGGSTRDQSEDPLNSPTSKRKRVKFTTFATMPSDELAYNSIPIADEEDLEWVCQDMGLQDPEELHNYIRRIKEIA